From the genome of Uranotaenia lowii strain MFRU-FL chromosome 1, ASM2978415v1, whole genome shotgun sequence, one region includes:
- the LOC129746860 gene encoding protein fork head, with amino-acid sequence MQKLYPETSINSTSMAGGNMSPMASTYSMNSMGMTVGGMSSVSPQSASFGASVLGSPGMSGMGAAMNTMSSNCLTSAPIGYSSMGSPIPNMGSCMGGNGMSSMAAMSGYSSVAGSREVLGDPGSPNAALNRIRTEKPAATYRRNYTHAKPPYSYISLITMAIQNNPHKMLTLSEIYQFIMDLFPFYRQNQQRWQNSIRHSLSFNDCFVKVPRTPDKPGKGSFWTLHPDSGNMFENGCYLRRQKRFKDEKKELIRSIHKSPVSSLEASSPDKKDPHDDHHHHHHRDHHKITADTHGMLNSAHGKDADALAMLHATAADLCLTQQSHPQHSAHHQQLQQEELSAMVNRCHPSLLSDYHSMHLKQEPAGYTPSSHPFSITRLLPTESKADIKMYDMSQYAGYNGLSPLQNSHAAAAALGQDSYYHQSLGYHHASAGTTSL; translated from the coding sequence ATGCAGAAACTTTATCCAGAAACGTCTATCAACAGTACGAGCATGGCCGGCGGTAATATGAGCCCTATGGCGTCGACCTACAGTATGAACAGTATGGGCATGACAGTGGGCGGCATGTCTTCAGTGTCGCCTCAAAGTGCTAGTTTCGGGGCATCGGTTCTCGGTAGCCCGGGGATGTCGGGAATGGGCGCTGCCATGAATACCATGTCTAGCAACTGCCTTACAAGTGCTCCAATCGGATACAGCTCTATGGGTTCTCCGATCCCCAACATGGGATCATGTATGGGTGGAAACGGTATGAGCTCAATGGCGGCCATGAGTGGGTATTCTAGTGTAGCAGGTAGTCGAGAAGTTCTGGGAGATCCTGGTTCTCCAAACGCTGCCCTCAATCGAATAAGGACCGAAAAGCCGGCGGCCACTTATCGACGAAACTATACCCATGCAAAACCTCCATACTCGTACATTTCCCTCATAACAATGGCCATCCAGAACAACCCGCACAAGATGCTAACGCTATCCGAAATCTATCAATTTATCATGGATCTGTTTCCGTTCTATAGACAGAACCAACAGCGATGGCAAAACTCGATCAGGCATTCGTTGAGCTTCAACGATTGCTTCGTAAAGGTTCCGCGAACTCCGGACAAGCCCGGCAAGGGTTCGTTCTGGACTCTGCACCCGGATTCGggaaatatgtttgaaaatggCTGCTATCTGAGGCGGCAAAAGCGATTCAAAGACGAAAAGAAGGAGTTGATACGTTCCATTCATAAGAGCCCGGTCAGCAGCCTAGAAGCGTCCAGTCCAGACAAGAAAGACCCCCATGATGATCACCACCATCATCACCATCGGGATCATCACAAAATCACGGCCGACACTCACGGAATGCTGAACAGTGCCCACGGAAAGGATGCCGATGCACTGGCCATGCTTCATGCTACGGCCGCCGATCTTTGTCTAACGCAACAATCTCACCCGCAGCACAGTGCCCATCACCAGCAGCTCCAGCAAGAGGAACTGTCCGCCATGGTCAATCGATGCCATCCGTCGCTGCTCAGTGATTACCACTCGATGCATCTCAAACAGGAACCCGCTGGCTACACACCCTCTAGTCACCCATTCTCCATCACCAGGCTGCTGCCGACCGAGTCCAAGGCCGACATCAAGATGTACGACATGAGCCAGTACGCCGGCTACAACGGTCTCAGTCCCCTGCAGAACTCGCACGCTGCGGCCGCTGCCCTCGGACAGGACAGCTACTATCACCAGAGCCTCGGGTACCACCATGCATCGGCGGGTACCACCAGCTTGTGA